ATAACGATGTTAACCCTAATGCTGGTTTAGGCCATGATCACCATTATTGTGATCATGTACGACAAATCGATGCTGATACACCCGCTCGATATAATGCCGATCCAAGTCGTCATTATGAAGCGTCAGGTAGTGCTGGTCGATTGATGGTTTTTGCGGTGCGGTTAGATACTTTTCCTTTAGAAGAAAAGACCGCGGTATTTTATATTGGAACTAATGATACCAACGAGCTGGATGATATTCGTCGTCATATTTTAGGAACTTTTAAGCATCTGCCAATTTCAGGTGAATATATTCATCGTGATGCGTTTGATATTGCAGCGGTATATGGCAAACATCTATTTTTAGCTATTCAGAAATTGGGTACCGATACGATCCCTCGTTTGTATGCATTTAAGAATGTTGTCGATCGTATTGTGAGAAAAATTCCTTTCTTCCCTAACAGTTTTTCTGATTGGTTTGCGGTGAATGTGTGTAAGTTGTTACCTAAGCATTTGCCAAAATCGATGCGTGATTATCGTGATCGCTATGAGCATCATCTCATTTTGAAAATGTCTGATGACGGCATTGCCGAAGCTGAGGAATATTTGAAGGAGTATTTTGCAAATAGTGAGAAACGTAGTGGTAGTTATTTCCGTTGTAATGATAAGGAAGCTGAGGCTGCTATGTTACACCGCTTTGCAACAGCCGGTGCTGCTACGGTTTATCGTAATGTTCATACTAAGACTGTCGAGGATTTGGTCGCTCTAGATATTGCTTTGCGTCGTAATGATAAGGAGTGGTTCGAAACGTTACCAGAAAGTATTAGTCAGCATTTTATTCATAAACTTTATTATGGACACTTTTTCTGTTCAGTGTTCCATCAAGACTATTTGGCTAAAAAAGGGACTGACTGTACTAAGATGAAAGAGGAGATGTTGGCGATACTCGATCAGCGTGGAGCACAATATCCGGCCGAACATAATGTTGGTCATTTGTATCATGCTAATTCTGATTTGAAAAATTTCTATCACGAGTTAGATCCAACTAATAGCTTTAATCCGGGTATTGGTAAAACATCTAAAAAGAAATTTTGGAAATGATTTAGAAACTAAACTGAACATTAAAACCGCCATTATTGAATTAATGGCGGTTTTTTTATTTAGAGTAATTTTTTTAGTTGATAGATTGCTTCTAACGCTTGTTTTGGCGTTAATGCATCTGGATCGAGCTGTTGTAGAGCTAGCTCGACTTCTGATGGTTCAGTATCACTGATCAAGGTCAGTTGTGAGCTTTCAATATGGCTGTCAGCTGTAGAGAGAACTTCTAGCTCTTTTAGCTTCTGTTTGGCTCGTTTTAATATCGTTTTAGGCACACCGGCTAATCCTGCCACAGCTATACCAAAACTTTTGCTCGCTGCACCTTCGGATACTTCATGAATGAAAGCGACAGTATTGTCGTGTTCAATCGCGTCAAAATGGATGTTGTAGACACCTTGTATCTGTTGAGGTAGTTGCGTTAGTTCAAAATAGTGGGTTGCAAATAGTGTCATCGCTTTGATTTCGTTAGCCAAATTTTCAGCGCACGCCCAAGCTAATGATAGACCATCATACGTTGATGTTCCTCGGCCAATTTCGTCCATTAAAACTAAGCTATTTGGTGTAGCGTTATGCATAATGTTGGCGGTTTCGGTCATTTCAACCATAAATGTCGAACGCCCAGATGCTAAATCGTCAGATGCGCCAATACGTGTAAAGATACGATCAACAGGGCCTATTATTGCTTTCGAAGCTGGGACAAAGCTACCAATGTAAGCAAGTAAGACGATCAACGCTGCTTGGCGCATGTAGGTGCTTTTTCCGCCCATATTAGGGCCAGTGATAATTAGCATTCTTCTATCTGATGATAGTGAGAGTGAGTTTGCGATAAATGGCTTTTGTGATACTTGCTCGATCACAACGTGCCGCCCATCTTTGATTTCAATCCCGGTTTTGTTGGTTAATGTTGGGCATTGGTAGTTGAGTGTTAGTGATCGTTCAGCAAGATTCGTTAGTACATCAAGCTCGGCAATCGCATCAGCGCTGGTTTGCATGTTAGCTAATTCTGGCATAAGTAGGTCGAACAGCTGTTCATAAAGCTGTTTCTCTAGTGCTAATGCACGACCTTTAGACGTTAAGACTTTGTCTTCGTACTCTTTTAACTCAGGAATGATGTAGCGTTCAACATTTTTAAGTGTTTGTCTTCGTGTGTAGTGTATTGGCGCTAGGTGGCTTTGGCCTCGGCTAATTTGGATGTAGTAACCATGTACCGCATTAAAGCCTACTTTTAAGGTGTCAATTCCTAAGGTTTCACGTTCTCGAATTTCAAGTTGTTCTAAGTAGTTAGTTGCACCATCTGCTAAATTGCGTAGTTCATCTAATTCTTGATGATAACCGGCAGCAATTACGCCTCCGTCTCGAATAATAACGGGTGGGGCTTCGACTATTGCACGATTTAAGATATCAGCAATTTGGTCAAACTGGTTAATTTTAGCGCGTAATGCAATTAGTGATGGCGCGTTGAATTCGGATAGCTGTTGTTGAAGCGTTGGCAATAGGTTATAGGCATCGCGTAGGCGAGCGAAATCTCGCGGGCGAGCACTTCTCAATGCTAATCTTGCTAAAATTCGTTCAAGATCACCAATCTGTTTTAATAGCGGTTGTAGGTCGGTGATATGGTTTTGCAGTTCTTGAATTGCTAGCTGTCGGTTTTGTAATATTGCTAGATTACGGATTGGCGAATGCAGCCACCGTTTAAGCATTCGACTACCCATTGCAGTTTGGGTTTTATCTAAGATATCAGCTACAGTATGTTCTGTTCCACCTGATAGGTTTTCGGTAATTTCTAAGTTTCTGCGAGTGGATGCATCGAGCACAACAAAATCAACTGGCGATTCTTTAACTATTGAGCGAATATGTGGCATAGCTGTGCGTTGGGTATCTTTTACGTATTGTAATAAACAGCCTGCTGCACATAATGCATAATGGCACTCTTCTACCCCATATCCAATTAAATCATTAGTTCCAAATTGTAAATTGAGTTGTTGTTTGGCGGTTTCGAGATCGAAGTCCCAAATTGGTCGCCGTCTTAATCCGTGACGATTTTCAATTAGGTTCATTGATTGAAAATCTTCAGGGTAGAGTAACTCAACTGGGTTAGTTCGCTGTAATTCTGCTTGGATAGCTTCTGGATTATCGCATTCAAATACAAAAAAACGGCCTGAACTTATGTCTAAAGTGGCGTAACCAAAGTGCTCTTTTTGTTGCCATATGCACGCGAGTAAGTTGTCTTTACGATCTTCTAATAGTGATTCATCACTCACTGTGCCTGGTGTAACAATTCGAACAATTTTACGTTCAACGGGGCCTTTGCTGGTTGCAGGATCACCTATTTGCTCACAAATTGCTACTGATTCGCCAAGCGATATAAGTTTAGCTAAGTAGCTTTCAACTGCATGATAAGGCACGCCAGCCATAGGAATTGGCTGTCCATTTGATGAGCCTCGTTTAGTCAGCGATATATCTAAGAGTTGCGAACCACGTTTGGCATCATCATAAAACATCTCATAAAAATCACCCATTCGATAAAACAGTAAAATATCCGGATTTTCAGCTTTCAATTTTAGGTATTGTCGCATCATTGGTGTGTGGTCGGTGAGGTTGTCGTATTCGGTCATATTATTAATTCTTTTTTATCTAAAACTCTGGCGATTATTATCTCTAACCTTGCTTGTATTTTGTACAATCTTCGATTTTGCTCTTTAAGTAACCCTGTTTTTAAAATGCTAAAAATTGGTTCAACTTATTATTTTATTCGATATTGTATATTTTGGGGTGATTGTATCATTTTATATGATGTAATGAAAATGAGCTGATTGTTTGTAAATAATAAAAACAATGAATAATGTAGAGTTTAAATCGATGATTATATTTCATCTATCAACTTTTTAAGTCAATCGATATTATCGCTTTTGAGGTTGAAGTGAGTTTAAGTCATTATCAATAAAATGAGTGTTAGTGCATTATCATCCTTGATTTAAAATAAGTTTATATTGAAAATAAAATTAGCTTTTTGATTTATAATATGCCTATTTAGGCTGGCTATCATCGGATGATAATTAAGATGGTTTTCTGTTAAATTTATTCTTACCAATTATTTTAATTCAGCTTGAATAAACCACAAAAATTTGGTAGTTTATTGCCAATTATTTTATCATTTAACACAAATAAAGAAGGTAATTGTTATGACAATCAAAGTAGGTATTAATGGTTTTGGCCGTATCGGTCGTATTGTTTTCCGTGCTGCACAAAAACGTTCTGACATCGAAATTGTTGCAATCAACGATTTATTAGACGTTGATTATATGGCTTATATGCTTAAATATGATTCAACTCACGGTCGTTTTGACGGTACTGTTGAAGTTAAAGACGGTAAATTAATCGTTAATGGTAAAACAATCCGCGTTACTGCTGAAAGAGATCCTGCGAACTTAAAATGGAATGAAGTAGGTGTTGATGTTGTAGCTGAAGCAACTGGTTTATTCTTA
This Gilliamella sp. ESL0443 DNA region includes the following protein-coding sequences:
- the mutS gene encoding DNA mismatch repair protein MutS; its protein translation is MTEYDNLTDHTPMMRQYLKLKAENPDILLFYRMGDFYEMFYDDAKRGSQLLDISLTKRGSSNGQPIPMAGVPYHAVESYLAKLISLGESVAICEQIGDPATSKGPVERKIVRIVTPGTVSDESLLEDRKDNLLACIWQQKEHFGYATLDISSGRFFVFECDNPEAIQAELQRTNPVELLYPEDFQSMNLIENRHGLRRRPIWDFDLETAKQQLNLQFGTNDLIGYGVEECHYALCAAGCLLQYVKDTQRTAMPHIRSIVKESPVDFVVLDASTRRNLEITENLSGGTEHTVADILDKTQTAMGSRMLKRWLHSPIRNLAILQNRQLAIQELQNHITDLQPLLKQIGDLERILARLALRSARPRDFARLRDAYNLLPTLQQQLSEFNAPSLIALRAKINQFDQIADILNRAIVEAPPVIIRDGGVIAAGYHQELDELRNLADGATNYLEQLEIRERETLGIDTLKVGFNAVHGYYIQISRGQSHLAPIHYTRRQTLKNVERYIIPELKEYEDKVLTSKGRALALEKQLYEQLFDLLMPELANMQTSADAIAELDVLTNLAERSLTLNYQCPTLTNKTGIEIKDGRHVVIEQVSQKPFIANSLSLSSDRRMLIITGPNMGGKSTYMRQAALIVLLAYIGSFVPASKAIIGPVDRIFTRIGASDDLASGRSTFMVEMTETANIMHNATPNSLVLMDEIGRGTSTYDGLSLAWACAENLANEIKAMTLFATHYFELTQLPQQIQGVYNIHFDAIEHDNTVAFIHEVSEGAASKSFGIAVAGLAGVPKTILKRAKQKLKELEVLSTADSHIESSQLTLISDTEPSEVELALQQLDPDALTPKQALEAIYQLKKLL
- the dld gene encoding D-lactate dehydrogenase, which codes for MVANSTSDLITKLKNIVGDKYTLTDPNRTLPYRQGARFGVGDALAVVIPGTLLEQWEVLKACVEADVIVITQSANTGLTGGSTPDGNDYDRPIVIVSTRRLDGIQVIENGDQVVCLPGSTLFHLEKELKKYHRGPHSVIGSSCIGASVLGGVCNNSGGALIQRGPAYTQMAVFAQLDEQGQLHLVNHLGIELGDTPEAILENLQKRAYTDNDVNPNAGLGHDHHYCDHVRQIDADTPARYNADPSRHYEASGSAGRLMVFAVRLDTFPLEEKTAVFYIGTNDTNELDDIRRHILGTFKHLPISGEYIHRDAFDIAAVYGKHLFLAIQKLGTDTIPRLYAFKNVVDRIVRKIPFFPNSFSDWFAVNVCKLLPKHLPKSMRDYRDRYEHHLILKMSDDGIAEAEEYLKEYFANSEKRSGSYFRCNDKEAEAAMLHRFATAGAATVYRNVHTKTVEDLVALDIALRRNDKEWFETLPESISQHFIHKLYYGHFFCSVFHQDYLAKKGTDCTKMKEEMLAILDQRGAQYPAEHNVGHLYHANSDLKNFYHELDPTNSFNPGIGKTSKKKFWK